A single Pseudodesulfovibrio aespoeensis Aspo-2 DNA region contains:
- a CDS encoding carbohydrate kinase family protein, with amino-acid sequence MQIYISGSLAFDRIMTFPDKFSNHILPDKIHILNVCFLVDGLDEKFGGTGGNIAYSLSLLGEKPVLLSQVGKDFSLYDAWLQEHGIGVAGIRTVEQEFTAGAYITTDQSDNQITGFNPGAMKYPCQFDMTIIDPDDALGIISPGNLGDMMDHPRYYRANSIPFIFDPGQQIPAFTGAQLAEALGGAEILITNDYELEMIMKSTGLTKGEIVDRVAYLITTLGEKGSVVNSKGEETPVAAVPVSVVADPTGAGDAFRAGLLKGLAMEKTVVEAARLGSVCAAYAVECKGTQEHRFTLEEFTKRYEASFGPLE; translated from the coding sequence ATGCAGATCTATATTTCCGGGTCTCTCGCCTTTGACCGCATCATGACCTTTCCCGACAAGTTCTCCAATCATATCCTGCCCGACAAGATACACATCCTCAACGTCTGCTTCCTGGTGGATGGCCTGGACGAGAAATTCGGTGGCACGGGCGGCAACATCGCCTACAGCCTGTCGCTTCTGGGCGAGAAGCCGGTCCTCCTGAGCCAGGTGGGCAAGGATTTTTCCTTGTACGACGCGTGGTTGCAGGAGCACGGCATTGGCGTCGCGGGCATCCGCACCGTGGAGCAGGAATTCACTGCCGGGGCGTACATCACCACGGACCAGTCCGACAATCAGATCACCGGCTTCAACCCCGGAGCCATGAAGTATCCCTGCCAGTTCGACATGACCATCATTGATCCGGACGACGCCCTGGGCATCATCTCCCCCGGCAACCTCGGCGACATGATGGATCACCCCCGCTACTACCGGGCCAATTCCATTCCCTTCATCTTTGATCCGGGCCAGCAGATTCCCGCCTTCACCGGCGCACAACTGGCCGAGGCCCTTGGTGGCGCGGAAATCCTGATCACCAACGACTACGAGCTTGAGATGATCATGAAATCCACAGGCCTGACCAAGGGTGAAATCGTGGACCGCGTGGCCTACCTGATCACCACCCTGGGGGAGAAGGGGTCGGTGGTCAACAGCAAGGGCGAGGAGACCCCTGTGGCCGCCGTGCCCGTGAGCGTGGTGGCCGATCCCACCGGGGCGGGCGACGCCTTTCGCGCCGGGCTGCTCAAGGGGCTGGCCATGGAAAAGACCGTGGTCGAGGCGGCCCGGCTCGGCTCTGTGTGCGCGGCCTACGCCGTGGAGTGCAAAGGCACCCAGGAACACCGCTTCACCCTTGAGGAATTCACCAAACGCTACGAGGCGAGCTTCGGCCCATTGGAATAG
- a CDS encoding MotA/TolQ/ExbB proton channel family protein gives MNMLPDSDLFTLLAGATLAVKMVLLFLAAMSLWSWTIIFYKFFTIGEARKKVMLGYEAFTSAGDLSSGLKALGAKEQSPLSRVSTLAVKEFRLLEKADVNRERKRLLVKDTLRRVLKQGISKEMRILTRNLPFLATCANAAPFIGLFGTVWGIMHSFHSIGLAQSAALATVAPGISEALIATAIGLLVAIPATIFYNYFLGKLNEVESGMIDFAGAFLNRAEREITWASKGEKN, from the coding sequence ATGAATATGCTTCCTGACAGCGATCTTTTCACGCTTCTGGCGGGGGCGACCCTGGCGGTGAAGATGGTGCTGCTCTTCCTGGCCGCCATGTCCCTGTGGAGCTGGACCATCATTTTCTACAAGTTCTTCACCATCGGCGAGGCCCGCAAGAAGGTCATGCTCGGCTACGAGGCCTTCACCTCTGCCGGCGATCTTTCGTCGGGCCTCAAGGCGCTGGGAGCCAAGGAGCAGTCGCCGCTCTCCAGGGTCAGCACCCTGGCGGTCAAGGAGTTCCGCCTGCTCGAAAAGGCGGACGTCAATCGCGAGCGCAAGCGGCTGCTGGTCAAGGACACCCTGCGCCGGGTGCTCAAGCAGGGCATCTCAAAGGAGATGCGCATCCTGACCCGCAACCTGCCCTTCCTGGCCACCTGTGCCAACGCGGCCCCGTTCATCGGCCTGTTTGGCACGGTCTGGGGCATCATGCACTCGTTCCACTCCATCGGCCTGGCCCAGTCCGCCGCCCTGGCCACCGTGGCCCCCGGCATCTCCGAGGCGCTCATAGCCACGGCCATCGGTCTGCTGGTGGCCATTCCGGCGACCATTTTCTACAACTATTTCCTGGGCAAGCTCAACGAGGTGGAGAGCGGGATGATCGACTTTGCCGGAGCGTTCCTCAACCGGGCCGAACGTGAGATCACCTGGGCCTCCAAGGGCGAGAAAAACTAG
- a CDS encoding adenylyl-sulfate kinase, whose translation MESGAQGFAIWFVGLPGSGKSSLARGVAEHLRGRGVEVVLLQMDKRRKSYFPEPTYTAQEREAAYAMFVDEAVDLVGQGHNVLMDGSAYKVSMRALARSRIARFAEVFVQCDLDEAIRREAGRPKGLVIADLYRKALRRKRTGEPCEGLGEVIGVDVPFEADPGAELIIDNTCLAREETLGKVLHFLDTWLADA comes from the coding sequence GTGGAGTCGGGCGCGCAGGGCTTTGCCATCTGGTTCGTGGGCCTGCCGGGTAGTGGCAAGAGCTCGCTGGCCCGGGGCGTGGCCGAGCATCTGCGCGGTCGCGGGGTTGAGGTGGTCCTGCTCCAGATGGACAAACGGCGGAAAAGCTATTTTCCCGAGCCGACGTACACGGCGCAGGAGCGCGAGGCGGCCTACGCCATGTTCGTGGACGAGGCCGTGGATCTGGTCGGGCAGGGGCATAACGTGCTCATGGACGGCTCGGCTTACAAGGTCTCCATGCGCGCCCTGGCCCGGAGCCGCATCGCCCGGTTCGCCGAGGTCTTTGTGCAGTGCGACCTGGATGAGGCCATCCGGCGCGAGGCCGGGCGGCCCAAGGGGCTGGTGATCGCCGACCTCTACCGCAAGGCGCTGCGGCGCAAGCGCACGGGTGAGCCGTGCGAGGGACTTGGCGAGGTCATTGGCGTGGATGTTCCCTTTGAGGCGGACCCCGGCGCGGAACTGATCATCGACAACACCTGCCTGGCCAGGGAAGAGACCCTGGGAAAGGTTCTGCACTTTCTGGACACCTGGCTCGCCGATGCTTAA
- a CDS encoding bifunctional nuclease family protein, whose amino-acid sequence MVKVDIFGLALDETSKAPILVLKEAGGERVLPIWIGAMEAMAISVAINAVPFPRPMTHDLLLSAIGNLGGQVAQVEVTDIREGTFYAEIIVAQGNETRRVDSRPSDAIALAVRAKCPILVAERVLAEGGGPMQQGAKRVIKTDDADKWAEELEKFSEDETKYKM is encoded by the coding sequence GTGGTAAAGGTCGATATCTTTGGACTTGCCCTGGATGAAACCAGCAAGGCCCCCATACTGGTGCTCAAGGAGGCCGGGGGGGAGCGCGTGCTGCCCATCTGGATCGGGGCCATGGAGGCCATGGCCATTTCCGTGGCCATCAACGCGGTTCCATTTCCCCGGCCCATGACCCACGATCTGCTGCTGAGCGCCATCGGCAACCTTGGCGGCCAGGTGGCCCAGGTGGAGGTGACGGACATCCGGGAGGGCACCTTCTATGCCGAGATCATCGTTGCCCAGGGCAATGAGACCCGCCGGGTGGACAGCAGGCCGTCCGACGCCATTGCCCTGGCCGTGCGCGCCAAGTGCCCGATCCTGGTGGCCGAGCGGGTGCTTGCCGAGGGCGGCGGCCCCATGCAGCAGGGCGCAAAGCGGGTCATCAAGACGGATGATGCCGACAAGTGGGCAGAAGAGCTTGAGAAATTTTCGGAAGATGAAACAAAATACAAGATGTAG
- a CDS encoding YdcF family protein gives MRRVLDAFLRLVGAATLIGLAVGIALLIGAGYWMRVNDAPRQADYIIPLAGDSGRLIKAAELYHQGFAPVILLSNSVELPVTGLDRLRWEIGFPNLDRDEYHMRLLTVLGAQASVAGSFGYGHVSTVEEAEALREYLKGKPARLLLVTSPTHARRAKMIFEDILPHCEITMVATDEGGFGTDWWKDQYAAQNLVLEFAKTAHYMLGGVFRSTDSEPGI, from the coding sequence ATGCGACGTGTGCTCGACGCATTCCTCAGGCTCGTCGGGGCCGCAACCCTCATCGGGCTGGCCGTGGGCATCGCCCTGCTGATCGGCGCGGGATACTGGATGCGGGTCAACGACGCGCCCAGGCAGGCGGACTACATCATCCCCCTGGCCGGGGATTCGGGCAGGCTGATCAAGGCGGCGGAGCTATACCACCAGGGATTCGCCCCGGTCATCCTGCTGAGCAATTCCGTCGAGCTGCCGGTCACCGGCCTGGACCGCCTGCGCTGGGAGATAGGGTTTCCGAACCTTGACCGCGATGAGTACCACATGCGCCTGCTCACAGTCCTCGGGGCGCAGGCATCGGTGGCGGGCAGCTTCGGTTACGGCCACGTCAGCACCGTGGAAGAGGCCGAAGCGCTCAGGGAATACCTCAAGGGGAAACCCGCGCGCCTCCTGCTGGTGACCTCGCCCACCCACGCGCGCCGGGCCAAGATGATCTTCGAGGACATCCTGCCCCATTGCGAGATCACCATGGTGGCCACGGACGAGGGCGGGTTCGGCACAGACTGGTGGAAGGACCAGTACGCGGCCCAGAATCTGGTCCTGGAATTCGCCAAGACGGCCCACTACATGCTGGGCGGCGTCTTCAGATCAACGGACAGCGAACCAGGAATCTAA
- the tgt gene encoding tRNA guanosine(34) transglycosylase Tgt, producing MSIPGQFTVHTTDGQARRATLTTAHGEIQTPIFMPVGTQGTVKSLSPLDLEEMDAQIILGNTYHLYLRPGDELVARRGGLHAFANWKRPILTDSGGFQVFSLQSIRKLSEEGVEFRSYIDGSKHFFSPEKAIDIQKNLGSDIMMVLDECVGFGADRQYTEKSLEMTTRWAQRCRDHHPRGTNGQIMFGIVQGGFFKDLRERSLEQLRSIDFEGLAIGGLSVGESTEEMYDILHHITPIMPADKPRYLMGVGTPLDLLEGVSAGVDMFDCVLPSRNARNGTLYTSKGKVNIKRAEFAEDDTPLDPECGCYTCRNFTKAYLRHLYMAKELLSYRLNTYHNLHFYLDLMQQVRAAIENGTFTDLKQRYQAAYATE from the coding sequence ATGAGCATCCCCGGACAGTTCACGGTGCACACCACCGACGGCCAGGCCCGCCGGGCCACCCTGACCACGGCCCACGGCGAGATACAGACGCCCATCTTCATGCCCGTGGGCACCCAGGGCACGGTCAAGAGCTTAAGCCCGCTGGACCTTGAGGAAATGGACGCCCAGATCATCCTGGGCAACACCTATCACCTCTACCTGCGGCCTGGCGACGAGTTGGTGGCGCGACGCGGCGGCCTGCACGCCTTTGCCAACTGGAAGCGGCCCATCCTGACCGACAGCGGCGGGTTCCAGGTCTTCAGCCTGCAATCCATCCGCAAGCTCTCTGAAGAAGGCGTGGAGTTCCGCTCCTACATCGACGGGTCCAAGCATTTTTTCTCGCCGGAAAAGGCCATCGACATCCAGAAGAACCTCGGCTCGGACATCATGATGGTGCTCGACGAGTGCGTGGGCTTTGGCGCGGACAGGCAATACACCGAGAAATCCCTGGAAATGACCACCCGCTGGGCGCAGCGCTGCCGCGACCATCACCCGCGCGGGACCAACGGCCAGATCATGTTCGGCATCGTCCAGGGCGGCTTCTTCAAGGATCTGCGCGAGAGGAGCCTGGAGCAGTTGAGATCCATCGATTTCGAGGGGTTGGCCATCGGCGGCCTGTCCGTGGGCGAGTCCACGGAGGAAATGTACGACATCCTGCACCACATTACCCCCATAATGCCCGCCGACAAGCCGCGCTATCTCATGGGCGTGGGCACCCCGCTCGACCTGCTCGAAGGCGTGTCCGCCGGGGTGGACATGTTCGACTGCGTGCTGCCCTCGCGCAACGCCAGGAACGGCACCCTGTACACCTCCAAGGGCAAGGTCAACATCAAGCGGGCCGAGTTCGCCGAGGACGACACCCCGCTTGATCCCGAGTGCGGCTGCTACACCTGCCGCAACTTCACCAAGGCGTATCTGCGCCACCTGTACATGGCCAAGGAACTGCTCTCGTACCGGCTCAACACCTACCACAACCTGCACTTCTACCTCGACCTGATGCAGCAGGTGCGCGCGGCCATCGAAAACGGCACCTTCACAGACCTCAAACAGCGGTACCAGGCCGCTTACGCCACGGAGTAG
- a CDS encoding histidinol phosphate phosphatase domain-containing protein produces the protein MIDLHTHTIFSDGELIPAELVRRAEVIGYKAICMTDHADESTLYFTVENILRFVKQHGHFYDLNVLAGVELTHIPPALIGEMVAKAREAGAQVVVMHGETPVEPVAAGTNLAAIEAGVDILAHPGLITEQEVKLAVEKGVALEITTRGGHSYTNGHVAAMARRFGAKLVVNNDAHAPRDLISKDLRRTVALGAGLTPDEYRQTEANAWAIVHRCMKQGGN, from the coding sequence ATGATCGATCTGCACACGCACACGATTTTCAGCGACGGCGAGCTTATCCCGGCAGAGCTGGTCCGCAGGGCCGAGGTCATCGGCTACAAGGCCATCTGCATGACCGACCACGCCGACGAGAGCACCCTGTATTTCACGGTCGAGAACATCCTGCGTTTCGTGAAGCAGCACGGGCATTTCTACGATCTCAACGTCCTGGCTGGGGTCGAGCTGACCCATATTCCCCCGGCGCTCATCGGCGAGATGGTGGCCAAGGCGCGCGAGGCCGGGGCGCAGGTGGTGGTCATGCACGGCGAGACGCCGGTGGAGCCCGTGGCCGCCGGGACCAATCTGGCCGCCATCGAGGCCGGGGTGGATATCCTGGCCCATCCCGGACTGATCACCGAGCAGGAAGTCAAGCTGGCCGTCGAGAAGGGCGTGGCCCTTGAGATCACCACGCGCGGCGGCCACAGCTACACCAACGGCCACGTGGCCGCCATGGCGCGCAGGTTCGGCGCCAAGCTGGTGGTCAACAACGACGCACATGCGCCAAGAGACCTCATTTCAAAGGATTTGCGCAGGACTGTCGCGTTGGGCGCGGGGCTGACCCCGGACGAATACCGGCAGACGGAAGCCAACGCCTGGGCGATCGTGCACCGATGCATGAAGCAGGGCGGGAACTGA
- a CDS encoding TonB family protein: MDRPVYSVDLVTLAPPPGLAPVVEASGKPEAATAEAPVPVVEAASGPVAEIKPVPVVEAKPEPKPEPKPEPKPEPKPEPEVKDISPKKVEKQPIKKEEPPKPKPAPKPEPKPEPKPEPKKTTEQMLAEGLAAAKAETKAKAGAQEKQKSAAIASELAALKKREGDQVYAHGGQRGGQEGGIEGGVVGGTGSGLSEVYALIVGTAIKKHWRYPSFAGESNMVATIEILLDQEGRILSSQVIQSSNNPEFDSSALRAIKETESVERPRTERDRTLRINFNSQELSE, translated from the coding sequence ATGGACCGGCCTGTGTACAGCGTTGATCTTGTCACGCTCGCCCCGCCGCCCGGCCTTGCGCCCGTGGTCGAGGCGTCCGGCAAGCCCGAGGCTGCGACGGCCGAGGCTCCTGTGCCCGTGGTCGAGGCCGCGTCAGGGCCGGTGGCCGAGATCAAGCCGGTCCCGGTGGTCGAGGCCAAACCGGAGCCGAAACCCGAGCCCAAGCCGGAGCCCAAGCCGGAGCCCAAGCCGGAGCCGGAAGTCAAGGACATCAGTCCGAAAAAGGTCGAGAAGCAGCCCATCAAGAAAGAGGAGCCGCCCAAGCCAAAACCGGCACCCAAGCCGGAACCAAAGCCTGAGCCCAAGCCTGAACCGAAAAAGACCACCGAGCAGATGCTGGCCGAGGGGCTGGCCGCTGCCAAGGCAGAGACCAAGGCCAAGGCGGGCGCGCAGGAAAAGCAGAAGAGCGCGGCCATAGCCAGCGAGCTCGCCGCCCTCAAGAAGCGCGAGGGTGACCAGGTCTACGCCCACGGCGGCCAGCGCGGCGGGCAGGAGGGCGGTATCGAGGGCGGGGTGGTCGGCGGCACGGGCTCCGGACTCTCGGAAGTCTACGCGCTCATCGTGGGCACGGCCATCAAGAAGCATTGGCGGTATCCGAGTTTTGCGGGCGAGTCGAACATGGTCGCCACCATCGAAATCCTTCTCGACCAGGAGGGCAGGATTCTCTCTTCGCAGGTCATCCAGTCGTCGAACAATCCTGAATTCGACAGCTCGGCCCTTCGGGCCATAAAGGAAACGGAATCCGTCGAGCGGCCCCGGACTGAAAGGGACCGCACGCTCCGAATCAACTTCAACAGCCAGGAACTCTCAGAGTAG
- the tolR gene encoding protein TolR — translation MAIKTGGGFLNEINVTPFVDVMLVLLIIFMVTAPLMTQGVEVDLPTTRTVKNLPQDSEHLVLSIRGDGIMFLDEYQVAEEDLEGHLTRLVAGQKKQLFLRADAAVPYGTVVRVMGEIKAAGIDRLGIVAEETRDLNKQGQKK, via the coding sequence ATGGCTATCAAGACGGGCGGCGGATTCCTCAATGAAATCAACGTCACGCCCTTTGTCGACGTGATGCTCGTGCTGTTGATCATCTTCATGGTCACGGCACCGCTGATGACCCAGGGCGTGGAGGTGGACCTGCCCACCACGCGCACGGTCAAGAACCTGCCCCAGGACTCGGAGCATCTGGTGCTGTCCATCCGGGGCGACGGCATCATGTTCCTGGACGAGTATCAGGTGGCCGAGGAAGATCTGGAAGGTCACCTGACGCGTCTGGTGGCTGGGCAGAAGAAGCAGCTCTTCCTGCGCGCTGATGCCGCTGTGCCTTACGGCACCGTGGTTCGGGTCATGGGCGAGATCAAGGCTGCGGGCATAGACCGCCTCGGCATCGTGGCCGAAGAGACGCGGGATCTGAACAAACAGGGCCAAAAAAAGTAG
- a CDS encoding aminoglycoside phosphotransferase family protein, with product MIRLETDNIEAYLRRAFGDDARLLAAGDIGSLDAQGMKGFGYGKPLLIRFSVGGEVREAVLSIMKGDKYGHQFYWDRAAILMFQHETSARMERHVRPLGLGYVDGDDALIPVDRPKEFFIVNEKLEGYDYFMDLERIRSGDFRDSDLDTAREFARWLARVHSHKLDNTPLYHRRIRNLIGSSECILGMIDEAFPHPYPAFGDDRFMALEKRLVDWRWKLRGYAHRLSAVHGDFHPWNVLVTDQGEFSVLDRSRGEWGEPGGDLATMAVNYLLWSLYGHDRLAGPFERLYRAYFGEYLERTGDREVLKVMAPFFVFRALVIASPEWYPDHPASVRRGLFNLMVNVLEDDVFDWENINKYME from the coding sequence ATGATCCGGTTGGAAACCGACAATATCGAGGCCTATCTGCGGCGTGCCTTCGGCGACGACGCCCGGCTGCTGGCCGCGGGCGACATCGGCAGCCTGGATGCGCAGGGCATGAAGGGATTCGGCTACGGCAAGCCCCTGCTGATCCGCTTTTCCGTGGGCGGCGAGGTCCGCGAGGCCGTGCTCTCGATCATGAAGGGTGACAAGTACGGCCACCAGTTCTACTGGGACCGGGCGGCCATCCTCATGTTCCAGCACGAGACCTCGGCGCGCATGGAGCGCCATGTCCGCCCGCTGGGGCTCGGCTATGTGGACGGCGACGATGCCCTGATCCCGGTGGACCGGCCCAAGGAATTCTTCATCGTCAACGAGAAGTTGGAAGGGTACGACTATTTTATGGACCTGGAGCGCATCCGGTCCGGCGACTTCCGCGACTCGGACCTCGATACCGCCCGCGAGTTCGCCCGCTGGCTGGCCAGGGTGCATTCGCACAAGCTCGACAACACGCCGCTCTACCATCGGCGCATCCGCAACCTGATCGGGTCGAGCGAGTGCATTCTGGGCATGATCGACGAGGCCTTCCCGCATCCCTATCCGGCTTTTGGCGACGACCGGTTCATGGCCCTGGAGAAGCGGCTGGTGGACTGGCGGTGGAAGCTGCGGGGGTACGCCCACCGGCTCAGCGCGGTCCACGGCGACTTCCACCCCTGGAACGTGCTGGTCACGGACCAGGGAGAGTTCTCGGTGCTTGACCGCAGCCGGGGCGAGTGGGGCGAGCCTGGGGGCGACCTGGCCACCATGGCCGTCAACTACCTGTTGTGGAGCCTCTATGGACATGACCGGCTGGCCGGCCCTTTCGAGCGGCTCTACCGCGCCTATTTTGGGGAATACCTGGAGCGGACCGGCGATCGTGAAGTCCTGAAGGTCATGGCCCCGTTCTTTGTCTTCCGCGCCCTGGTCATCGCCTCGCCCGAGTGGTACCCGGACCATCCGGCCAGTGTGCGGCGTGGGCTCTTCAACCTCATGGTCAACGTGCTTGAGGACGATGTGTTCGATTGGGAAAACATCAACAAGTACATGGAGTGA
- the nth gene encoding endonuclease III, which yields MNTKDRAREIHARLKGRYPAPAPALDWTNAWELLVATVLAAQCTDERVNKVTPVLFERWPDIASLAEADVAQLETVVRSTGFFRNKAKNLKAAARRVVDVYGGEVPRTMADLITLGGVARKTANIVLSNAFNVHEGIAVDTHVKRLSFRMGLTANTDPVRIEKDLMPLYPRAAWGEINHFLVYFGREVCPARTPKCASCELNDICPKNGVGK from the coding sequence ATGAACACGAAGGACCGCGCCCGCGAGATTCACGCCCGGCTCAAGGGCCGCTACCCGGCCCCGGCACCAGCCCTTGACTGGACCAACGCCTGGGAGCTGCTGGTGGCCACGGTGCTGGCCGCCCAGTGTACGGACGAGCGGGTCAACAAGGTCACGCCCGTGCTCTTTGAACGCTGGCCCGACATCGCCTCCCTGGCCGAGGCCGACGTGGCCCAACTGGAGACGGTCGTCCGCTCCACCGGGTTCTTCAGAAACAAGGCGAAGAACCTCAAGGCCGCTGCCCGCCGCGTCGTGGACGTGTACGGCGGCGAGGTGCCCCGGACCATGGCCGACCTGATCACTCTGGGCGGCGTGGCCCGCAAGACGGCCAACATCGTGCTGTCCAACGCCTTCAATGTCCACGAGGGCATTGCCGTGGACACGCACGTCAAACGGCTCTCCTTCCGCATGGGCCTGACCGCAAACACTGACCCGGTGCGCATCGAAAAAGACCTCATGCCCCTCTACCCGCGCGCGGCCTGGGGTGAGATCAACCACTTCCTGGTCTATTTTGGCCGCGAGGTCTGCCCGGCCCGCACCCCCAAATGCGCCTCCTGCGAACTCAATGACATCTGCCCCAAAAACGGAGTTGGAAAATAA
- the cutA gene encoding divalent-cation tolerance protein CutA has protein sequence MAESFVYITCATAQEAENIGMVLVERRLAACVNILCGMRSLYWWEGKVEQAQEAVLIAKTRTELVDELTGAVRAMHGYEVPCVAAMPIEGGNPDFLDWIRRETRQAG, from the coding sequence ATGGCGGAATCGTTCGTCTACATCACCTGCGCCACGGCGCAGGAGGCGGAAAACATCGGCATGGTCCTGGTGGAGCGCAGACTGGCCGCGTGCGTCAACATCCTGTGCGGCATGCGCTCGCTCTACTGGTGGGAAGGCAAGGTCGAGCAGGCCCAGGAGGCCGTGCTCATCGCCAAGACCCGCACCGAACTGGTGGACGAGCTGACCGGGGCGGTCAGGGCCATGCACGGGTACGAGGTGCCGTGTGTGGCGGCCATGCCCATCGAGGGCGGCAATCCCGACTTTCTCGACTGGATTCGCCGCGAGACGCGGCAAGCCGGGTGA
- the miaB gene encoding tRNA (N6-isopentenyl adenosine(37)-C2)-methylthiotransferase MiaB encodes MKFHITTFGCQMNVHDSQWLARALESRGWQEAGEDEALVYIFNTCSVRDKPEQKVYSELGRIAAHLGRDDRVFAVVGGCVAQQIGRGFFERFPFVRLVFGSDGIVGAPNALERLVAGDDERVALLDFMPVYEERETPGEQTANRTRQAFVTIMQGCDNFCAYCIVPYTRGRQKSRHPDAVVDECRALVASGVREITLLGQNVNSFGLDKGGAGVSFAQLLRRVAGLDGLDRLRFTTSHPKDIAPEVIAAFGEFDMLCPSLHLPLQSGSDAMLKAMRRRYTLDHYMRTVEALRRARPGIALTTDLIVGFPGETEADFQATLDVMEAVGYDSSFSFKYSDRPGVAAVNMEPKVDPQVAADRLMRLQTLQNSITRKCLKMLEGVETDVFVEGLSRIQDPGATSSTATSWKGRDPAGRIVNVPTDVREGLVGLLMPVRITQAKKHSLMGERIGTPW; translated from the coding sequence ATGAAATTCCACATCACCACCTTCGGCTGCCAGATGAACGTCCACGATTCGCAGTGGCTGGCCCGCGCCCTGGAGAGCCGGGGCTGGCAGGAGGCGGGCGAGGACGAGGCTCTGGTCTATATCTTCAACACCTGTAGCGTCCGAGACAAGCCCGAGCAGAAGGTGTACAGTGAGCTTGGCCGCATCGCGGCCCATCTTGGGCGCGACGACCGGGTTTTTGCCGTGGTGGGCGGGTGCGTGGCCCAGCAGATAGGCCGGGGGTTCTTCGAGCGGTTCCCTTTTGTCCGGCTTGTCTTCGGCTCTGACGGCATCGTGGGTGCGCCCAATGCCCTGGAGCGCTTGGTGGCCGGGGACGACGAGCGGGTGGCCCTGCTCGATTTCATGCCCGTGTACGAGGAGCGTGAGACCCCTGGGGAGCAGACGGCAAACCGTACCCGGCAGGCGTTCGTCACCATCATGCAGGGGTGCGACAATTTTTGCGCTTACTGCATAGTGCCCTATACCCGCGGGCGGCAGAAGTCGCGCCATCCGGACGCGGTGGTGGATGAATGCCGCGCCCTGGTTGCCTCCGGGGTGCGCGAGATCACCCTGCTCGGGCAGAACGTCAACAGCTTCGGCCTGGACAAGGGCGGGGCGGGCGTCAGCTTCGCCCAGTTGCTCAGGCGCGTGGCCGGGCTTGACGGTCTGGACCGGCTGCGCTTCACCACCTCGCACCCCAAGGACATCGCGCCTGAAGTCATTGCGGCCTTCGGCGAGTTCGACATGCTGTGTCCGTCGCTGCACCTGCCCCTGCAATCCGGCTCCGATGCGATGCTCAAGGCCATGCGCCGCCGGTACACGCTGGACCACTACATGCGCACTGTCGAGGCCCTGAGGCGGGCGCGGCCCGGCATCGCCCTGACCACGGATCTCATCGTGGGCTTTCCCGGCGAGACCGAGGCGGATTTTCAGGCCACCCTCGACGTCATGGAGGCCGTGGGGTATGATTCGAGCTTTTCCTTCAAGTATTCCGACAGGCCTGGCGTGGCCGCTGTGAACATGGAGCCGAAAGTTGATCCCCAAGTGGCTGCGGACCGCTTGATGCGCTTGCAGACTCTGCAAAATAGTATTACTAGAAAATGTCTAAAAATGCTTGAGGGTGTCGAAACGGACGTGTTTGTCGAGGGGCTGAGCCGTATTCAGGACCCAGGGGCCACCTCCTCCACCGCCACTTCCTGGAAGGGCCGCGATCCGGCAGGGCGCATCGTCAATGTCCCCACGGACGTGCGCGAGGGGCTGGTCGGCCTGCTCATGCCTGTCCGGATCACACAGGCCAAGAAGCATTCGCTCATGGGCGAAAGGATCGGAACGCCGTGGTAA